In Gigantopelta aegis isolate Gae_Host unplaced genomic scaffold, Gae_host_genome ctg7250_pilon_pilon, whole genome shotgun sequence, a single window of DNA contains:
- the LOC121366820 gene encoding uncharacterized protein LOC121366820 gives MLSRESSAQNTVTLGWMLVSLISFLNVVTRELGTEHSDTGLDVVTRELGTEHSDTGLDVVTRELDTEHSDTGLDVVTRELGTEHSDTGLDVVTRELDTEHSDTGLDVVTRELDTEHSDTGLDVGFFDLIPKCCHERTRHRTQ, from the coding sequence ATGTTGTCACGAGAGAGCTCGGCACAGAACACAGTGACACTGGGTTGGATGTTGGTTTCTTTGATCTCATTCCTAAATGTTGTCACGAGAGAGCTCGGCACAGAACACAGTGACACTGGGTTGGATGTTGTCACGAGAGAACTCGGCACAGAACACAGTGACACTGGGTTGGATGTTGTCACGAGAGAGCTCGACACAGAACACAGTGACACTGGGTTGGATGTTGTCACGAGAGAGCTCGGCACAGAACACAGTGACACTGGGTTGGATGTTGTCACGAGAGAGCTCGACACAGAACACAGTGACACTGGATTGGATGTTGTCACGAGAGAGCTCGACACAGAACACAGTGACACTGGATTGGATGTTGGTTTCTTTGATCTCATTCCTAAATGTTGTCACGAGAGAACTCGGCACAGAACACAGTGA